A single genomic interval of Selenobaculum gibii harbors:
- the metA gene encoding homoserine O-acetyltransferase MetA encodes MPIKIPNNLPATSILEKENIFVMYDDRAYSQDIRPLKILILNLMPIKSVTETQLLRLLGNSPLQVEVDFIYTASYTPQNTSQEHLTQFYGTFADVKHKNYDGFIITGAPVEQMEFEEVDYWEEVCEIMEWSKTHAYSTFHICWGSQAGLYYHYGIKKYPVSPKVFGVYKHTRNVDYEPLFRGFDDEFYVPHSRHTEVRKEDIEKIPELTILSEAEGEAGIYAVANLEKRQFFITGHAEYDPMTLKAEYDRDIKAGMDMHIPCNYYPNNDPTQVPLVKWRSVANLLFGNWLNYYVYQETPFDLTKLFYNNGIG; translated from the coding sequence ATGCCAATTAAGATTCCCAATAATTTACCGGCGACAAGCATTTTAGAAAAGGAAAATATTTTTGTGATGTATGATGATAGAGCGTACAGTCAGGATATTCGTCCATTAAAAATTTTAATTTTAAACTTAATGCCGATAAAATCTGTAACTGAAACACAATTATTACGGCTCTTAGGAAATTCTCCGCTTCAAGTAGAAGTTGATTTTATTTATACTGCAAGCTATACACCACAAAATACATCTCAAGAGCATTTGACACAATTTTATGGGACTTTTGCTGATGTAAAGCATAAAAATTATGATGGCTTTATTATTACTGGCGCTCCGGTGGAACAAATGGAGTTTGAGGAAGTTGACTATTGGGAAGAAGTCTGTGAGATTATGGAATGGAGTAAAACGCATGCATATTCGACATTTCATATTTGTTGGGGTTCACAGGCGGGCTTATACTATCATTATGGAATTAAAAAGTATCCAGTAAGCCCCAAGGTGTTTGGTGTATATAAACATACGAGAAATGTAGATTACGAGCCATTATTTAGAGGCTTTGATGATGAGTTTTATGTGCCTCATTCCAGGCATACTGAAGTTCGCAAAGAAGACATTGAGAAAATTCCAGAACTTACAATCCTTTCTGAGGCAGAGGGCGAAGCAGGAATTTATGCAGTGGCAAATCTGGAGAAACGACAATTTTTCATTACAGGCCATGCTGAATATGATCCAATGACGCTAAAAGCGGAATATGATCGCGATATTAAAGCCGGAATGGATATGCATATTCCATGCAATTATTATCCGAATAATGATCCGACGCAAGTGCCATTAGTAAAATGGCGCAGCGTAGCTAATCTATTGTTTGGAAACTGGTTAAATTATTATGTATATCAAGAAACACCATTTGACTTAACGAAACTTTTCTATAATAATGGAATTGGCTAA
- the mgsA gene encoding methylglyoxal synthase — translation MKTIALIAHDRKKEEMLEFVNAHKEMLSNYKLIATATTGRLIGEKCGLEITSLMSGPLGGDQQIGALVATEQVDLVIFLRDPLTAQPHEPDINALLRICDVHRIPLATNANSAHILLQYFNE, via the coding sequence ATGAAAACAATAGCTTTAATTGCTCACGATCGCAAAAAAGAAGAAATGCTTGAATTTGTCAATGCACATAAGGAAATGCTGTCTAATTATAAATTAATTGCAACAGCAACAACAGGACGATTAATAGGAGAAAAATGTGGTTTAGAAATAACTTCACTTATGTCTGGCCCCCTCGGCGGAGACCAACAAATCGGTGCATTAGTTGCAACTGAGCAAGTCGACTTAGTAATCTTCCTTCGCGATCCGCTCACAGCACAACCACACGAACCCGATATCAATGCCCTCCTTAGAATTTGCGATGTACATAGAATTCCACTTGCTACCAATGCAAATTCTGCACATATTCTTCTTCAATATTTCAACGAATAA
- the trhA gene encoding PAQR family membrane homeostasis protein TrhA encodes MLRAKCEELINAITHGVGAVLSVAALIAMIVVAGNYGGLWHLVSGTIYGVSLILLYLASTLYHSFTNEKKKAFFKFLDHSAIYVLIAGNYTPFALIPLHGTLGWIVFGLMWGLAVTGIIFKAFFVKRFKIFSTVCYLLMGWFALIIIRPLMESVPIETIYWLIAGGLAYTAGAGFYLAKRVPYNHAIWHMFVLAGSAMHFIAVIGYVLPLSITG; translated from the coding sequence ATGTTAAGAGCAAAATGTGAGGAGCTAATTAATGCCATTACGCATGGTGTTGGAGCTGTATTATCTGTAGCTGCTTTGATTGCAATGATTGTTGTTGCGGGTAACTATGGTGGTTTGTGGCACTTAGTAAGTGGTACGATTTATGGAGTATCTTTAATTTTATTATATTTAGCATCTACTTTGTATCATAGTTTTACTAATGAGAAAAAGAAAGCTTTCTTTAAATTCCTTGATCACTCTGCAATCTATGTGCTAATTGCGGGAAATTATACCCCCTTTGCATTAATTCCACTTCATGGCACTTTAGGTTGGATTGTTTTTGGACTTATGTGGGGACTAGCTGTGACGGGAATTATTTTCAAAGCCTTCTTTGTGAAACGCTTTAAAATCTTTTCGACGGTTTGTTACCTTTTAATGGGGTGGTTTGCTTTAATCATTATTCGCCCATTAATGGAAAGTGTACCGATTGAGACGATTTATTGGTTAATTGCTGGTGGACTTGCTTACACTGCAGGTGCAGGCTTTTATTTGGCAAAACGAGTTCCTTATAATCATGCGATTTGGCATATGTTTGTTCTGGCTGGAAGTGCGATGCATTTTATCGCTGTTATTGGCTATGTTTTACCTTTATCAATTACAGGATAA
- the trmB gene encoding tRNA (guanosine(46)-N7)-methyltransferase TrmB encodes MRLRKKPWIEEAILEFSDFLYTETAQIEQIKKGEWTKEFGRQAPLYVELGTGKGRFITQMAARYPEVNFIGIEVQKDVIYYAGLKAKELGLKNLKLLRFDINNISELFAEHEVDRFFINFCDPWPKARHAKRRLTHVSFLEKYRHLLAPKGQLFFKTDNRPLFDFSLEQFEEAGLKVNNLTYDLHNSGMEDNIMTEYEKKFSGLGEKINRCEVSFE; translated from the coding sequence ATGCGTTTAAGAAAGAAACCTTGGATAGAAGAAGCAATTTTAGAATTTAGTGATTTTCTATATACAGAGACTGCACAAATCGAACAGATCAAAAAAGGTGAATGGACAAAAGAATTTGGGAGACAAGCTCCGTTATATGTAGAACTTGGTACGGGAAAAGGGCGATTTATTACACAGATGGCAGCGCGTTATCCGGAAGTTAATTTTATCGGTATTGAAGTGCAGAAAGATGTAATTTATTATGCTGGTTTAAAAGCGAAAGAATTGGGACTGAAAAACTTAAAACTACTTCGTTTTGATATTAATAATATCAGTGAATTGTTTGCTGAACATGAAGTAGATCGGTTTTTTATTAATTTTTGCGATCCGTGGCCAAAAGCGCGTCATGCAAAGCGGCGTTTAACACATGTTAGCTTTTTAGAAAAATATCGTCACTTATTAGCGCCTAAGGGGCAATTGTTCTTTAAAACTGATAACAGACCATTGTTTGATTTTTCGTTAGAACAATTTGAGGAAGCTGGTTTGAAGGTAAACAATTTAACCTATGATTTGCATAATAGTGGAATGGAAGACAATATTATGACGGAGTATGAGAAGAAATTCAGTGGCCTTGGCGAAAAAATTAATCGTTGTGAAGTTTCTTTTGAATAG
- the hydE gene encoding [FeFe] hydrogenase H-cluster radical SAM maturase HydE, with the protein MNLIEKVMQSQQLNKAEIVEVLLGDYSELANAADSVRKRYVGDEVHLRGLIEFSNHCKQNCCYCGLRCENREVDRYRLSPEEIVAEAKLAKALGYRTIVMQSGEDDSYSVDKMTAILKQIKSMDVAITLSIGEKTYEEYKAYKEAGADRYLLRIETTDQSLYHKLNPGMRFENRVRCLEDLQRLGYEVGSGCLIGLPGQTLESIAEDILFFKEFPLDMVGLGPFIPNPATPLADCGSGNLELSLKVIALIRLLMPDINIPATTAMETLDKTARFRALQGGANVIMPNVTSLSYRKKYQLYPGKSGIDDTPQKSRAVICEKVLALGRTISEGYGFRNNK; encoded by the coding sequence ATGAATTTAATCGAAAAAGTGATGCAAAGCCAGCAGCTAAATAAAGCGGAAATAGTAGAAGTCCTTTTAGGTGATTATAGCGAACTTGCAAATGCCGCAGATTCTGTACGGAAAAGGTACGTTGGCGATGAAGTGCATTTACGTGGTCTTATTGAGTTCTCTAACCACTGTAAGCAGAATTGCTGTTATTGTGGATTAAGATGTGAAAATAGAGAGGTAGATCGGTATCGATTATCTCCAGAAGAAATTGTTGCGGAAGCAAAACTGGCAAAAGCGTTAGGATACAGAACAATTGTAATGCAATCTGGCGAAGATGATAGCTATTCGGTAGATAAAATGACAGCGATATTAAAGCAGATAAAATCAATGGATGTAGCGATAACCCTTAGCATTGGCGAGAAAACTTATGAAGAATATAAAGCTTATAAAGAGGCTGGTGCTGATCGTTATTTACTTCGCATTGAGACGACAGATCAATCGTTATATCATAAATTGAATCCAGGAATGCGCTTTGAAAATCGTGTGCGTTGTTTGGAAGATTTGCAAAGGCTTGGGTATGAAGTTGGTTCAGGTTGTTTAATTGGATTGCCGGGACAAACGCTAGAATCCATCGCGGAGGATATTTTGTTTTTTAAAGAATTTCCTTTAGATATGGTTGGACTAGGGCCGTTCATACCAAATCCTGCAACGCCGCTGGCAGATTGTGGAAGTGGCAATTTGGAATTGAGTCTAAAAGTGATTGCACTCATTCGTTTGTTAATGCCAGACATTAATATTCCAGCAACAACAGCAATGGAAACACTGGATAAGACGGCAAGATTTCGTGCATTACAAGGTGGTGCAAACGTCATCATGCCAAATGTTACATCTTTATCATATAGAAAAAAATATCAGCTCTATCCAGGTAAAAGTGGAATAGATGATACACCGCAAAAGAGCAGAGCGGTAATTTGTGAAAAGGTATTGGCTCTTGGTAGGACAATTTCCGAAGGATATGGATTTAGAAATAATAAATAG
- a CDS encoding sensor domain-containing diguanylate cyclase produces the protein MENVAIFKYLSTFILVALIFLLYRKSKEIERLESAKDELSNIQKDMGLYCQRISDDLSLTLQPSDGLLSLTVYTPEDILLKFNNQFAELIHTNDRPKVLSAFIEAKSTNQNIEINFRLRHRKLNIIWIKSIISYSLQEKNFCCLMEDITKYVESNQRLKQAEADIETITNNISGGVATFKFDDDLTILYANDRYYKTIGYSQDEVSAIYKNKSIYFIAPDTIEQQRYVIKEQIKENKQLTFEMKICKKDGSYLWLRATGHLKYNANNEAIFPCVLMDITNLKKAENQWQLENERYRVATELTNDTVFDYNIITDTLVHTKQDNNAYPCTPIIPNFSDNIFNLPFIHPDDKSILKSFCSDLQSGKSTLLAELRLLGENNHYIWCNIKGKTIYSDDNIPIRVIGKIINIDSQKKQLEYLRQKSQSDSLTNLYNKATTQELIDRYIATHSQKQNHALMIIDIDDFKAINDTCGHLFGDEVLMQVTTQLKALFGKEDIVGRIGGDEFVVFMGNIQSMRDIQAKASTISRIFRDTCYREMQPLSISCSIGISLYPNDGMTYVELLNNADKALYSTKHSGKNSFSVFDSQDNIDYFLARDKMSF, from the coding sequence ATGGAAAATGTTGCGATATTTAAATATTTATCCACATTCATCTTAGTAGCTTTGATTTTTCTCCTATATAGGAAGAGCAAAGAAATAGAGAGATTAGAATCCGCGAAAGATGAATTATCAAATATCCAAAAAGATATGGGGCTATACTGTCAAAGAATTAGTGATGATTTATCTTTAACTTTACAACCCTCGGATGGACTTCTGTCTTTGACTGTTTATACCCCCGAAGATATTCTTCTTAAATTCAACAACCAATTTGCTGAATTAATCCACACCAATGATAGACCTAAAGTCCTATCAGCATTTATTGAAGCAAAATCAACCAATCAAAATATCGAGATCAACTTTCGGTTGCGTCATAGAAAACTTAATATTATATGGATAAAAAGCATCATTTCTTACTCATTGCAAGAAAAAAATTTTTGTTGTTTGATGGAAGATATTACAAAATACGTAGAATCAAATCAACGCTTAAAACAAGCTGAAGCGGATATCGAGACTATCACAAATAATATTAGTGGAGGCGTTGCAACTTTTAAATTTGATGATGATTTGACAATCCTGTATGCAAATGATCGCTACTATAAAACGATTGGGTATTCCCAAGATGAAGTTTCGGCTATTTACAAGAATAAATCTATTTATTTTATTGCTCCAGATACCATTGAACAACAACGTTACGTCATTAAAGAACAAATTAAAGAGAATAAACAACTTACTTTTGAAATGAAAATCTGTAAAAAAGACGGCTCATATCTTTGGCTTAGAGCTACTGGGCATCTAAAATACAATGCTAACAATGAAGCAATTTTCCCTTGCGTATTAATGGATATTACAAACCTAAAAAAAGCTGAAAATCAATGGCAATTAGAAAATGAACGCTATCGCGTTGCAACAGAACTAACCAATGATACAGTCTTTGATTACAACATCATTACAGACACTCTAGTGCATACAAAACAAGATAACAATGCTTATCCCTGCACCCCAATTATTCCGAACTTTTCTGATAATATTTTCAATCTTCCGTTTATCCATCCAGATGACAAGTCAATTTTAAAAAGTTTTTGTTCCGATTTACAATCTGGAAAATCGACTCTGCTTGCCGAACTTAGGCTTTTAGGCGAAAATAATCATTACATCTGGTGTAATATTAAAGGAAAAACGATTTATTCTGATGACAATATCCCAATTCGAGTGATTGGGAAAATTATTAATATTGATTCACAAAAAAAACAATTAGAGTATTTACGGCAAAAATCACAAAGTGACTCTTTAACAAACTTGTATAATAAAGCTACAACTCAGGAATTAATTGACCGTTACATCGCCACACATTCACAGAAACAAAATCATGCATTAATGATTATTGACATTGATGATTTTAAAGCAATTAATGATACTTGTGGACATTTATTTGGTGATGAAGTTCTAATGCAAGTAACAACACAATTGAAAGCCTTATTTGGTAAGGAAGATATTGTAGGTCGCATTGGTGGAGATGAGTTTGTTGTCTTTATGGGGAATATCCAATCAATGAGAGATATTCAAGCTAAAGCATCTACCATTAGCCGCATCTTTAGAGATACTTGCTATAGAGAAATGCAGCCACTCTCAATCTCTTGCAGCATTGGCATTTCCCTTTATCCAAATGATGGAATGACCTATGTTGAACTTCTTAATAACGCAGATAAAGCACTTTATAGCACTAAACACAGCGGGAAAAACAGTTTTTCCGTATTTGATTCACAGGACAATATTGATTATTTTCTTGCCAGAGATAAAATGAGCTTCTAA
- a CDS encoding DUF2157 domain-containing protein gives MNQSHYEWLKSQIPILIDKKIISSDTAQNILKHYDIEQEENDDKFNRIVTFIGVIFIGLGLLLVLAYNWDNLTRASRLSIAVGLLFISQIAMFLGIVYNKLTNTYKESLAAFQSLMIGASISLVGQNYEIALHLDTVLLIWMFLILPLAYLTRTVSPAILYSILNMIWLIDNFSTPQAISVWLFIILLIPIYRHFDKNMIISSTPLAWLIVINSLAAFILTFEKYFSDLMMQCLTLFFCFLFVIGSHLEVKTAVSRRPLTTIGVFGLITSCYSLIFSICWQNVPQNFTNPVWSIILILSILSLGFSYKLFQVSSNLLTKLLLASPIIIITACLLAVFTMQEIYSVSLASIYLLAIGLLLMEKGFRQANSALLNMGMLLVSFLVTAKFFDSTISFWNRGIAFIIIGFIFILINFQMIRQKKNIEGKTSFSSKTK, from the coding sequence ATGAATCAGTCGCATTATGAATGGCTAAAATCACAAATTCCCATATTAATAGATAAAAAAATAATTTCATCAGATACAGCGCAAAATATCCTTAAACATTATGATATCGAACAAGAGGAAAATGACGATAAATTCAATCGTATTGTAACTTTCATTGGCGTTATCTTTATCGGGCTTGGGTTGCTCCTTGTTTTAGCCTATAATTGGGATAACCTAACTCGAGCATCTAGACTTTCAATCGCAGTAGGACTGTTATTCATTTCTCAAATCGCAATGTTTCTCGGAATCGTTTACAATAAATTAACAAATACCTATAAGGAATCATTAGCCGCCTTCCAATCTTTAATGATTGGCGCTTCAATCTCTCTCGTTGGGCAAAATTATGAAATTGCACTACACCTGGATACAGTTCTACTCATCTGGATGTTTTTAATTTTACCACTTGCATATCTGACTAGAACTGTTTCACCAGCTATTTTATATAGCATTCTCAACATGATTTGGCTCATTGATAATTTCAGTACACCTCAAGCGATCAGCGTTTGGTTATTTATCATCCTGCTTATTCCAATTTATCGTCATTTTGATAAAAATATGATCATTTCCTCAACCCCTTTAGCTTGGTTAATCGTAATTAATTCATTAGCTGCATTTATTCTTACCTTTGAAAAATATTTCAGCGATTTAATGATGCAATGTTTAACTTTGTTTTTCTGCTTTCTTTTTGTTATCGGTAGTCATCTCGAAGTAAAGACAGCCGTATCTCGCCGCCCATTAACAACCATTGGTGTTTTTGGGCTCATCACTTCCTGTTATTCACTTATTTTTTCAATCTGTTGGCAAAACGTTCCTCAAAATTTCACAAATCCAGTATGGTCTATTATTCTAATCCTCAGCATATTATCTTTAGGATTTAGTTATAAACTCTTCCAAGTCAGCAGCAATTTATTAACAAAACTTCTTTTAGCCTCACCTATTATAATTATCACTGCCTGTCTTCTCGCAGTATTTACAATGCAAGAAATTTATTCGGTTTCTTTAGCTAGTATTTATTTGTTGGCAATTGGACTTTTATTAATGGAAAAAGGATTTCGTCAAGCAAATTCTGCTCTATTAAATATGGGTATGCTTTTAGTTAGTTTTCTAGTAACAGCAAAATTCTTTGATTCTACAATTAGTTTCTGGAATCGAGGCATCGCATTTATTATCATTGGGTTCATATTTATTTTAATAAATTTCCAGATGATAAGACAAAAGAAAAATATTGAAGGTAAAACATCTTTTTCCTCGAAAACAAAATAA
- a CDS encoding FGGY family carbohydrate kinase, whose translation MGTTTKTFGAIGITNQRDATIFWNKTTGILFGNAIGWQDRRNLNIIERFFEKFGIEIANSVENTCLGTAYLAGLAIGYGIH comes from the coding sequence ATGGGTACAACCACTAAAACTTTTGGCGCTATTGGAATTACGAATCAACGTGATGCTACAATCTTCTGGAACAAAACCACGGGAATTCTTTTCGGCAATGCAATCGGTTGGCAAGATCGCCGTAACTTAAATATCATAGAACGTTTTTTTGAAAAATTTGGTATAGAAATTGCCAATTCCGTTGAAAATACCTGCTTAGGTACAGCTTATTTAGCCGGTCTAGCAATTGGCTATGGGATTCATTAG
- a CDS encoding sigma 54-interacting transcriptional regulator, with amino-acid sequence MIREQRSRNKLENYYHKYIEEGIIDPNVHPWVAESWQKSKMHNVDTKTMPLGVSLSSEALKEHQEHHKNAISYLEELTKEIHEFFQMYNLSLLLSDSDCYVLKSYSLPFYQKTPGEIEGVRVGVADIGTSSISIVHEHKTPFLLFGPEMWIEECQQGDACSAPVIVNGELQYILTLVSVDQEMLPHNAVVSLMLTMKYAMEKHLSASLRIKAEEAILDATPFAVYHVMPGGEIAYANKLGLSRLEGIGGKHVNEHPINLNDVVLNYRHTPIYKGFNGVPSYNKEVTWITQAKTYEDITTVVPLERDSDQTVNSVVAVSMPIEDLRTLVAHAAGYTARYNLASMVGEGSTFATTKDKAARIARNHNHILLQGESGTGKQRMAHGIHQASSRAAGPLISVRCGDLAPELLEQELFGVSTSAEISHPGKLELANGGTLFMDEIEKLPMTLTASLAKALTTQKMHRIGETVERPIDVRIISACDSDLKRLTERGAFDHHLYEIISKSVIRVPSLRSRREDIPQLAKHIVCELAAQHQIEEKVILPETAEVLKDYDWPGNIKQLQGVIEYAFFNTKSNEIRPEDINLMGDIKPDNSWKEDKDVFVKAWQAAGGNVSRLANLLSVSRVTLYRYLKKYGLEKS; translated from the coding sequence ATGATTAGAGAGCAACGGAGCAGAAACAAATTAGAGAATTACTATCATAAGTATATAGAGGAAGGGATTATTGATCCTAATGTACACCCTTGGGTTGCAGAGTCTTGGCAAAAAAGTAAAATGCATAATGTAGATACGAAAACGATGCCGCTCGGCGTAAGCTTGTCAAGTGAGGCCTTGAAAGAGCATCAAGAACATCATAAAAATGCAATTTCTTATTTAGAAGAATTAACGAAGGAAATTCATGAGTTCTTCCAAATGTATAATCTGAGCTTGCTTTTAAGTGATTCAGATTGCTATGTATTAAAAAGTTATTCTTTACCGTTTTATCAAAAAACACCGGGGGAAATTGAGGGTGTTCGCGTCGGAGTAGCGGATATCGGGACATCAAGTATCAGTATAGTGCATGAACATAAGACACCATTTTTATTATTCGGGCCGGAAATGTGGATTGAGGAATGTCAGCAAGGTGATGCGTGTTCGGCACCCGTAATTGTAAATGGAGAGTTGCAGTACATATTGACATTGGTTTCTGTAGACCAAGAAATGTTACCGCATAATGCTGTTGTATCTTTGATGTTGACGATGAAATACGCAATGGAAAAACATTTAAGCGCATCACTTAGAATTAAGGCGGAAGAAGCAATCTTAGATGCGACACCGTTTGCTGTATATCATGTGATGCCGGGGGGAGAAATTGCGTATGCAAATAAGCTTGGGCTTAGCCGTTTAGAAGGCATTGGTGGTAAACATGTGAACGAACATCCGATTAATTTGAATGATGTAGTATTAAATTATCGTCATACACCGATATACAAAGGATTTAATGGCGTACCATCATACAATAAAGAAGTTACTTGGATTACACAGGCGAAAACATATGAAGATATTACAACTGTTGTTCCGTTAGAACGCGATAGTGATCAAACGGTAAACAGTGTTGTTGCTGTGTCTATGCCAATTGAAGATTTGCGCACGCTTGTCGCACATGCAGCTGGCTATACAGCGCGGTATAATCTTGCTTCTATGGTCGGTGAAGGATCAACTTTTGCTACAACTAAAGACAAAGCGGCGCGCATTGCGAGAAATCATAACCATATCCTATTGCAAGGGGAATCTGGAACGGGGAAACAGCGCATGGCGCATGGGATTCATCAGGCAAGCTCTAGGGCTGCAGGACCATTGATTTCTGTTCGGTGCGGTGATTTAGCACCTGAACTCTTAGAGCAAGAATTATTTGGTGTATCAACGAGTGCTGAAATTAGTCATCCGGGTAAATTGGAACTTGCAAACGGCGGTACGTTGTTTATGGATGAAATAGAAAAATTGCCAATGACATTGACTGCTTCCTTGGCGAAGGCACTGACTACGCAGAAAATGCACCGTATTGGTGAAACTGTAGAGCGTCCAATTGACGTTAGAATTATCAGTGCATGTGATAGTGATTTAAAACGATTAACAGAGCGTGGGGCATTTGATCATCACCTTTATGAAATTATTTCAAAAAGTGTGATTCGCGTACCTTCATTAAGAAGCCGTCGTGAAGATATTCCACAGTTGGCTAAACATATCGTTTGTGAGTTAGCTGCGCAGCATCAAATTGAAGAAAAAGTTATTTTACCTGAAACTGCAGAAGTATTAAAAGATTACGATTGGCCAGGCAACATTAAACAATTGCAGGGTGTGATTGAATATGCTTTCTTTAATACGAAGAGCAATGAAATCAGACCGGAAGATATCAATCTTATGGGAGATATTAAACCAGATAACAGTTGGAAAGAAGATAAGGACGTCTTTGTGAAGGCTTGGCAGGCTGCGGGCGGAAATGTAAGCAGATTAGCGAACTTACTCAGCGTTAGCCGAGTAACTTTATATAGATACTTGAAAAAATACGGTTTAGAAAAATCATAA
- a CDS encoding alkaline phosphatase family protein, whose translation MKKVMVLVIDGCRPDYLTKETAPNIFQLSRKRGFAKNVQCAMPSVTNVNHACILSGKWPEETKVIGNYFYNPTTKQEGFIEERGYMKAKTILQRYQELGGTTALLTVKGKVLGVYGDGVDIGISAQSPNGKWLERYNLKMPPAIDSVEATRWIIETAYHCIKTDNPDFVYCTTNDYVFHHFAPGEKEAREQIAVIDEYIEKIASLDPERQIYITADHGMNQKTTIVNFSIIANNAGFDVYCLPPLKDRYIENHIYQEGGMLYVFLKDRIQEDAFYNFAKENSFIEQILTKEEAAKTYHLPIEQIGDYVLLAGKDIAFGEIEKEFIYTQESRTHGSLYEREIPLIAFNPEKTENNYKYHKDISSYLFEYYQNGIIDK comes from the coding sequence ATGAAAAAAGTAATGGTACTTGTCATTGATGGTTGTAGGCCTGACTATTTAACAAAGGAAACTGCTCCAAATATATTTCAACTTTCCAGAAAGAGGGGGTTTGCTAAAAACGTACAATGCGCTATGCCATCTGTTACGAATGTAAATCATGCTTGCATTTTGTCTGGAAAATGGCCAGAAGAAACTAAAGTCATAGGAAACTATTTTTATAATCCAACTACCAAGCAGGAAGGATTTATTGAGGAACGCGGTTATATGAAAGCCAAAACAATTTTACAGCGTTATCAGGAATTAGGTGGAACAACAGCACTTTTAACTGTAAAGGGAAAAGTGCTCGGTGTATATGGGGATGGGGTTGATATTGGAATCAGTGCTCAATCTCCTAACGGAAAATGGTTGGAACGATATAATTTAAAAATGCCTCCTGCGATTGACAGCGTAGAGGCTACTCGCTGGATTATAGAAACAGCATATCATTGCATCAAAACGGACAATCCCGATTTTGTTTATTGTACAACCAATGATTATGTATTCCACCATTTTGCTCCGGGGGAGAAAGAAGCAAGAGAACAAATTGCAGTCATAGATGAGTATATTGAGAAAATCGCCTCACTTGATCCGGAACGGCAAATCTATATAACGGCAGACCATGGCATGAATCAAAAGACAACAATTGTAAACTTCTCAATAATCGCTAACAATGCTGGTTTTGATGTTTACTGTCTGCCACCGCTGAAGGACAGATACATTGAAAATCACATTTACCAGGAAGGAGGAATGCTTTATGTGTTCCTGAAAGACCGGATACAGGAGGATGCTTTTTATAATTTTGCAAAGGAAAATTCATTTATTGAGCAGATTCTTACCAAAGAGGAAGCTGCGAAAACATATCATCTTCCAATAGAACAAATCGGAGATTATGTACTGCTTGCCGGAAAAGACATTGCTTTTGGTGAAATTGAAAAAGAATTTATTTATACGCAGGAATCTAGGACTCATGGCTCACTGTATGAAAGAGAAATCCCTTTAATAGCTTTTAATCCAGAGAAGACAGAAAATAATTATAAATATCATAAAGATATTTCATCATATCTATTTGAATATTATCAGAATGGAATAATCGACAAATAA